The DNA sequence GTCAACCAATTGATGACATTTTAAATATAGAACAAAAATAGAATAGCTCAAGGAATAGAGTTTCCACCTTCCTGCTGATTCAAATGCACCGATTCAATTAGATTCGTGAAGCTCAGGAGATTCCCTGAAATATTCACATCAAATTGGAAGTGAAGACCTATGGGACCAGACCAACAAGATATTACTGTCAAAAATACAAGAAAATTTTACCAACCCAACTAGAAAAGTAAATTACCGAACCAACAAACATCCGACCGCTATGGCGACAACGGACACGAGTAGGAGGTCTATCGGAACACAGCACAGTTTGTAAAAGGAGCAAAACTCATACTACATGAACAATATTCAATATTTCTTCAGACATTCTACGTGATTCATATAAGAAATACAGAATCTTGATACTGGAATCAACAGATGTTAGACACCAGCCAGGCCCCACGAGAAAACCAAAAAAAGGAgaggaaaaaattattacaattttCCAGATAGGATGAAAGAGATAAACCCACCATGATCAACTAAAACAAAATCCTACAACTTTTTACACTTGAAACAGATTATAGCCTTCATTCACTTGTTTACTTACGAGGAAGTTTGAATTCCTCCCTTAGGAGATAGAGTGTCTCCTGTGTCTTGAAGATGAACCTGAGGACTTGGTGTCCCCTGGAACCATTGATGTTGGGCTCTGTGAACTCCCTGATGTCTCTGAGCTTTTGTTCTCTCCATGTCCTTTCCCGATGACCCATAATTTGTCAAATATTCTCCTTGATCGAGATGGCAGCAACTGCATGCCACTTTTGCTGTTCTTGCTGTTTTTCTTCATTATTTTTTCGTTTTCCAGGAATTCATCTTGTATTTTCAGTTGACTCGTCTGTCGCTCGACAGATTTGTTATCATCTACTGCTGTCTTCTCACATTCTTCGTCAGTGTTTGTCATTGAATATGGAACATCATTGGTATTGTTGCGAAGAGCTTGAACACCAGCACTAGCCCTGACCTGCTCGAAAAATAAAACTTGGACCACAACACGAAGTGGGAGCCGCTCATTCTGTGCAGCATGCATGGATGCATCTTTTGTCAGTTTCTTGACGTCCATCAGTGAACATATCTTCTTTCTCTCAGCCTTTGTCAAACTGGGATGCTCCTGAACCCACATATTAAACCGTTAGTTcatcattattaattaatatcttcAACAAATTAGAGGGTGGGGGGAGTGGGGGCAGAGCATTAGTATACAGTTGTTTGCTTCAAGTCAAACGGCAAAAAGATATCAGAAATACAGTATTAAAGATCTTTCATCCCGATACCACCCCCAACCCCACCTCCCCCGTCCACGTGCATAGTCCAGCCTCACCATAGGTGAACCAGTTGAACTATTTTCTGTTCATATCTTAAATCCCCAGGCACAACATATGCCAGTTGGAAATGCCCCTTGGCATCCTAAAAAACTGGTGTCGCCAAAGCTAACGCTACTATGTGCACCTTGTGCAAATCCCAAGCATAAGAATGAAACTGAGAACTAGAGATCATCCTGAAAGTGTGGACGCGAGTAGCTGAGTCTGAGTGCACACCAACAACATGCTTTCTAAGAGCTTCTACAGTTGAAAAGAAGCATAAATTGAATCGGGGCTAAAAGTATGAATAAATACCTTCAGATAGGTGTCAATGGCTTCGTACAGTGCATCATGGGTTGGTCTAGCAGTCTCTGGAATAGTTTGTGACAAGTCGATAAAACTGGTCAGTGTGAGATTTGGGTCACGTGCAATTTCTGAAAGATATCCATCAATTATTTTTCCAACACTCAACATGTATCCATGCCCATGGCGTAAAACAAAGTCATCAGTCTCATCATTCTTCTCAACACTTAAATACTCGCTATGCTTTTCATTAGTCATATAACGAGTCACAAGGCATTGTACCAATTCCACATTATATAATGTGGTTTGAGGGGACTGTGCTGAGATCAACAAGTCCTTAACAGAGGCCTCATGCAACTTTAAACTGATTCTCTCTACCAAATCTTCCCTAGGCAAATCACCCACTCCAACAAGCATGGCAATTTTCAACAATTTCAGCAAAAAACTACATGAGCAACCTACACCCTTGTCCGAAGGCAATAAAGAAACCAGTGTTTCCACCACATATTTGTACTTCCAAGCACGACTGTCAGAAACAAAATCTTCAAATGTATCTGGCAACCATCTGACAGCATAAGTTTTCAGTGCCTCCCCAATAACTTTACTGTCCATTCTTCCCTTTGATTTAACAGCAACAATGACTCGCTTGTAAAGATCAATATTCAGTTCACATATATCTTCAACCCACCAATCCCTTGGAACAGATTCATTTTTCTCTTGAAACTGCATACCATCTTCAACTATTTTATCAGGCACTGACAACTTTCTATTGTATGTGTATGACCAAGTAATGTTTGCTGGATCCACAGAGGTTTTAGATGCAATAGAATCTATGCACCTTCCCACAATCTTCAGATTTTCAGACCAAGGCAGAACGGATTTGGTGGTTTGAAGAGCAATAATGGAATCCTTCCAGCTTCGGAAGATACTGGAGTTCAGAAATAcctcaattttgaaaataagGTTCCCTCGATCCATATCCTCGGTCATCTCAAGGTACTCAGCTGCACAACGAGCAGCTACTACATTGTAAGCATTGAGAGTAACGGTCATACCATAGCAGAATTTAGCACAAGTTTCAAAGGCCTTCGGCCCACCAGGAAAATCAAGCATATTAATTTCATCAGCATTCTCCTCACTGGCTTTCAACGCTAGTTTTTGCAAGTGATTGCTTTTCGACAAGAGAGGAAACTGCAAAAACATATTACATCAACATATCATGATGATATTATGGAAAATGGCATttaggaaaataaataaaaaagaagagttAACTAAAGTCGGTTGATGTATCCACTGACCCCTTATTTGAgaactaaaatttcaaaaatcagAGCCATcatagaaaatgaaaaatgtaTATAAAAGAAGTGAGCAATTGAGACAAGCTCAATCTAACTTCTATCAACTTTACCACCATACCAGACATTCCAAGACCCACTGCTTACGTGCAGCTAGTGATACTATTTTGATTAAGGGTAAAAGGGATTTGATTATGCTGGTGCATCAAAACCTTTTAAAACCAAACATCAAATGTAACTAAAACGCTCACCACTTTAGTgatcatataattttaagttCATAATCAGATtgtaacacaaaaagaaaaagcacaTTATCAAATTTCACTGATTAAATAACACACCTGATTTTAGGACTGTACATTTAGACTGATGGGACCTTGTTCACAAGAGGAGGTCAAAGTCCAAAATGAACAAACCTCCTGTCCTTTAAGCCAACTATTATGTTCTTACTAATAATCTAAAATCCAGCATGCAATTTCCTttgatatatattaaaagaaacAACAATAACAAATTCTAAATGCCTGGATATGTTTTTGCATACAAAATTTCAACAACTTCATCTCCAGTATCATTTGTTGCCTTCAAGAATCAGCAAACATGTAAAGTCCATCCACCAGTATTAAAATTCAGTAATATCATGATTTACCAGTTGCATAATGCCATATTCTCATGCTTGTATTAGGCAATAAAGACAAGACTTCAGAAGaataaatgaactgttttatctATGGGTCTTCAGTGGAATATAGACACTTTACTGGCTTCATATGAATATAAACCACTAAAATGAACTGTTAAGACTAATGACACAGGACCATACCTTGTGTAGATAAAACTTGACCTCGCCAACATTTATGGTGACATCTGTAGCCAGCTCAGATGACACATACCTGCATGAGCACACTGATCAGGATGATTTCATACAATGGAAACAACACGCCTGCAATTGGCAAGCAATAAATGCACTAGTAGACTCTAAGATATCATGGCATGGTGCCGCAGATGAAGAAAATAGTGAAAGTGTATTTTTCTGGTTCTTTAAGCAGTCGTAAATCTCTATCAGCAAGTTTGCTAGTAAGAAATATTGTACCAGTAGCAAAACCATCCACAAAAGAAAACCTGGAGTTCATATGCAAGAAGAGGAATAGATCCGTAATCTCAGGAAAGTTAATTTTGCAGAATTATGCAGCCTATACATGTGCACACCCAACAGAATAGGTGTCACGTGCAAATCATGCATGCTTTCAATATTACCCAGGCAAATATCAACCTACCTCTGTCTCAGCATGGCGTTTTCTCATGCAGCCAGAAAGTAGCGTGTTGAGattgcattttttttaaatacaatgtgATAAATCTAATACAAAAGAaattccccttttttttttaattacatatCAATCAGCTTATATTCGATGATAGAATTACTTATCCCCATTACCAGATGCGGGACAGTGCAGCTTCAGATAGTTCAAAAGGAGACTTAATTTCGGTCAGATAATAACCTGACCGCAGAtacaccccccccccccaaaaaaaaaaaaaaaaaaaaaaacattgtcCAACGACCCtgcacccccccccccccaacccTCTTTTTTATCCCAGACAgttaaaggaagaagaaaaagatagCGGTCCGAACGTCCTTCCAAGATAAGGAACTGTAAATGGCACAGCAAGAAACAGCTCGTTGCGATGATTAAAATCCTTTGCATACACTACATGACTTGAGCACTATTGGACCACTAATTCACTCAACCCAAAAATGGACAACTCGATTGCAGGA is a window from the Manihot esculenta cultivar AM560-2 chromosome 16, M.esculenta_v8, whole genome shotgun sequence genome containing:
- the LOC110603832 gene encoding BTB/POZ domain-containing protein NPY1; amino-acid sequence: MKFMKLGSKPDALQAEGKSIRYVSSELATDVTINVGEVKFYLHKFPLLSKSNHLQKLALKASEENADEINMLDFPGGPKAFETCAKFCYGMTVTLNAYNVVAARCAAEYLEMTEDMDRGNLIFKIEVFLNSSIFRSWKDSIIALQTTKSVLPWSENLKIVGRCIDSIASKTSVDPANITWSYTYNRKLSVPDKIVEDGMQFQEKNESVPRDWWVEDICELNIDLYKRVIVAVKSKGRMDSKVIGEALKTYAVRWLPDTFEDFVSDSRAWKYKYVVETLVSLLPSDKGVGCSCSFLLKLLKIAMLVGVGDLPREDLVERISLKLHEASVKDLLISAQSPQTTLYNVELVQCLVTRYMTNEKHSEYLSVEKNDETDDFVLRHGHGYMLSVGKIIDGYLSEIARDPNLTLTSFIDLSQTIPETARPTHDALYEAIDTYLKEHPSLTKAERKKICSLMDVKKLTKDASMHAAQNERLPLRVVVQVLFFEQVRASAGVQALRNNTNDVPYSMTNTDEECEKTAVDDNKSVERQTSQLKIQDEFLENEKIMKKNSKNSKSGMQLLPSRSRRIFDKLWVIGKGHGENKSSETSGSSQSPTSMVPGDTKSSGSSSRHRRHSIS